The Streptomyces achromogenes genome window below encodes:
- a CDS encoding cold-shock protein: MAQGTVKWFNAEKGYGFIAVDGGADVFVHYSAIQMDGYRTLEEGQRVDFEISAGQKGPQADMVRLATG; encoded by the coding sequence ATGGCTCAGGGCACCGTCAAGTGGTTCAACGCGGAGAAGGGGTACGGCTTCATCGCGGTCGACGGTGGTGCGGATGTTTTCGTCCACTACAGCGCGATTCAGATGGACGGCTACCGCACCCTGGAGGAGGGTCAGCGAGTCGATTTCGAGATCTCGGCTGGCCAGAAGGGGCCGCAGGCGGACATGGTCCGGCTCGCGACCGGCTGA
- the groL gene encoding chaperonin GroEL (60 kDa chaperone family; promotes refolding of misfolded polypeptides especially under stressful conditions; forms two stacked rings of heptamers to form a barrel-shaped 14mer; ends can be capped by GroES; misfolded proteins enter the barrel where they are refolded when GroES binds): MAKIIAFDEEARRGLERGMNQLADAVKVTLGPKGRNVVLEKKWGAPTITNDGVSIAKEIELEDPYEKIGAELVKEVAKKTDDVAGDGTTTATVLAQALVKEGLRNVAAGANPMALKRGIEKAVEAVSGALLEQAKDVETKEQIASTASISAADTQIGELIAEAMDKVGKEGVITVEESQTFGLELELTEGMRFDKGYISAYFATDMERMEAVLDDPYILIANSKIANVKDLLPLLEKVMQGGKPLLIIAEDVEGEALSTLVVNKIRGTFKSVAVKAPGFGDRRKAMLNDIAILTGGEVISEEVGLKLENTTLDLLGKARKVVITKDETTIVDGAGDSDQVAGRVNQIRAEIENSDSDYDREKLQERLAKLAGGVAVIKAGAATEVELKERKHRIEDAVRNAKAAVEEGIVAGGGVALIQASAVFEKLELEGDEATGANAVRIALEAPLKQIAVNGGLEGGVVVEKVRNLQVGHGLNAATGEYVDMIAEGIIDPAKVTRSALQNAASIAALFLTTEAVIADKPEKAAAPAGGGMPGGDMDF; the protein is encoded by the coding sequence ATGGCCAAGATCATCGCGTTCGACGAGGAGGCGCGGCGCGGCCTCGAGCGCGGCATGAACCAGCTCGCGGACGCCGTCAAGGTGACGCTCGGCCCCAAGGGCCGCAACGTCGTCCTCGAGAAGAAGTGGGGCGCCCCCACGATCACCAACGATGGTGTCTCCATCGCCAAGGAGATCGAGCTCGAGGACCCGTACGAGAAGATCGGCGCCGAGCTGGTCAAGGAAGTCGCGAAGAAGACGGACGACGTCGCCGGTGACGGCACGACCACCGCGACCGTCCTCGCCCAGGCCCTCGTCAAGGAAGGCCTGCGCAACGTAGCCGCCGGCGCCAACCCGATGGCTCTCAAGCGCGGCATCGAGAAGGCCGTCGAGGCCGTCTCCGGCGCCCTGCTCGAGCAGGCGAAGGATGTCGAGACCAAGGAGCAGATCGCCTCCACGGCCTCCATCTCCGCCGCCGACACCCAGATCGGCGAGCTCATCGCCGAGGCGATGGACAAGGTCGGCAAGGAAGGCGTCATCACGGTCGAGGAGTCGCAGACCTTCGGTCTGGAGCTCGAGCTCACCGAGGGCATGCGCTTCGACAAGGGTTACATCTCGGCGTACTTCGCCACCGACATGGAGCGTATGGAGGCCGTCCTCGACGACCCGTACATCCTGATCGCGAACTCCAAGATCGCCAACGTCAAGGACCTGCTCCCGCTCCTCGAGAAGGTCATGCAGGGCGGCAAGCCGCTGCTGATCATCGCCGAGGACGTCGAGGGCGAGGCCCTGTCGACCCTGGTCGTCAACAAGATCCGCGGCACCTTCAAGTCCGTCGCGGTCAAGGCCCCGGGCTTCGGCGACCGCCGCAAGGCGATGCTGAACGACATCGCCATCCTCACCGGCGGCGAGGTCATCTCCGAGGAGGTCGGTCTCAAGCTCGAGAACACGACCCTCGACCTGCTCGGCAAGGCCCGCAAGGTCGTCATCACCAAGGACGAGACGACCATCGTCGACGGTGCCGGCGACTCGGACCAGGTCGCGGGCCGGGTCAACCAGATCCGCGCCGAGATCGAGAACAGCGACTCGGACTACGACCGCGAGAAGCTGCAGGAGCGCCTGGCGAAGCTCGCCGGCGGTGTCGCGGTCATCAAGGCCGGCGCCGCCACCGAGGTGGAGCTCAAGGAGCGCAAGCACCGCATCGAGGACGCCGTCCGCAACGCGAAGGCCGCCGTCGAGGAGGGCATCGTCGCCGGTGGTGGCGTGGCGCTCATCCAGGCCTCCGCCGTCTTCGAGAAGCTGGAGCTCGAGGGTGACGAGGCGACCGGCGCCAACGCCGTGCGCATCGCGCTCGAGGCCCCGCTCAAGCAGATCGCCGTCAACGGTGGTCTCGAGGGTGGCGTCGTCGTGGAGAAGGTCCGCAACCTCCAGGTCGGCCACGGCCTGAACGCCGCGACCGGCGAGTACGTCGACATGATCGCCGAGGGCATCATCGACCCGGCGAAGGTGACGCGCTCCGCCCTGCAGAACGCCGCCTCCATCGCCGCGCTGTTCCTCACCACCGAGGCCGTCATCGCCGACAAGCCGGAGAAGGCCGCCGCGCCCGCCGGCGGCGGCATGCCGGGCGGTGACATGGACTTCTGA
- a CDS encoding MoaD/ThiS family protein, whose product MSVTVRIPTILRTYTGGQAEVSAEGATLGEVISDLEKNHTGIAARVLDDQGKLRRFVNVYVNDDDVRFEQGLETATPPGAGISIIPAVAGG is encoded by the coding sequence ATGAGCGTCACTGTTCGCATCCCGACCATCCTGCGCACCTACACCGGCGGTCAGGCCGAGGTCTCGGCCGAGGGCGCGACCCTCGGCGAGGTCATCTCCGACCTGGAGAAGAACCACACCGGCATCGCCGCGCGCGTCCTGGACGACCAGGGCAAGCTGCGCCGGTTCGTCAACGTGTACGTGAACGACGACGACGTCCGCTTCGAGCAGGGTCTCGAGACGGCGACTCCGCCCGGCGCCGGGATCTCGATCATTCCCGCCGTCGCCGGTGGCTGA
- a CDS encoding HD domain-containing protein — protein MADLDALRTRFSHALEGVRGPGGGPDPAPYADALLARWQEPQRRYHTLTHLTDVLDRVDVLQAHASDPDVVRLAAWFHDAVYLPDRSENEERSARLAERALAEARAPAEKTAEVARLVRLTVTHDPADDDPDGRVLCDADLAVLASPPSAYAAYTAAVREEYSFVPNDAFRAGRSDVLRQLLALPRLFRTPYGSEHWEETARYNLRGELELLAS, from the coding sequence ATGGCCGATCTCGACGCGCTGCGCACCCGTTTCAGCCACGCCCTGGAAGGGGTCCGGGGCCCCGGCGGCGGCCCCGACCCCGCGCCCTACGCAGACGCCCTCCTCGCCCGCTGGCAGGAGCCGCAGCGCCGTTACCACACGCTGACCCACCTCACCGACGTCCTCGACCGCGTCGACGTCCTCCAGGCGCACGCCTCCGACCCGGACGTCGTCCGGCTGGCCGCCTGGTTCCACGACGCCGTCTACCTCCCCGACCGCTCCGAGAACGAGGAGCGCTCCGCCCGTCTCGCCGAGCGCGCCCTCGCCGAGGCCCGCGCGCCCGCGGAGAAGACGGCCGAGGTCGCACGGCTCGTCCGGCTCACGGTCACCCACGACCCGGCCGACGACGACCCCGACGGCCGGGTGCTGTGCGACGCCGACCTCGCGGTCCTCGCCTCGCCGCCGTCCGCCTACGCCGCCTACACCGCCGCGGTCCGCGAGGAGTACTCCTTCGTGCCGAACGACGCCTTCCGGGCCGGCCGTTCGGACGTCCTGCGTCAACTCCTCGCCCTGCCCCGGCTGTTCAGGACGCCGTACGGGAGCGAACACTGGGAGGAGACGGCCCGCTACAACCTGCGGGGCGAGCTGGAGCTGCTGGCCTCATGA
- a CDS encoding NADH:flavin oxidoreductase — protein sequence MSITPPAASRAAEILSRPVSINGLTVPNRIVMAPMTRMFSPDGVPGEDVVSYYGRRAAAGVGLIVTEGTYVGHDSAGQSDRVPRFHGTEQLAGWAKVAEAVHAGGGKIVPQLWHIGMVRKQGEPPYADAPAVGPSGIRLDGTEGTGKAMTQRDLDDVIGAFAEAAAAAERIGFDGVELHGAHGYLLDQFLWAGTNRRTDAYGGDLVARTKFAAEIVAAVRATVSAEFPVVFRYSQWKSDAYDARLAETPEELEALLAPLAAAGVDAFHASTRRYWLPEFDGSDLNLAGWTKKLTGKPAITVGSVGLDGDFLRGFAGEGAPVKGIDDLLDRLERDEFDMVAVGRALLQDPEWAAKVLGGRLDELKPYDAAALRTLS from the coding sequence GTGAGCATCACCCCGCCTGCCGCGTCGCGCGCCGCCGAGATCCTGTCCCGGCCGGTGTCCATCAACGGGCTGACCGTCCCGAACCGCATCGTCATGGCCCCCATGACGCGCATGTTCTCCCCGGACGGCGTCCCCGGCGAGGACGTCGTGTCGTACTACGGTCGGCGCGCCGCCGCCGGTGTCGGCCTCATCGTCACCGAGGGCACCTACGTCGGGCACGACTCCGCCGGGCAGAGCGACCGGGTACCCCGGTTCCACGGGACGGAGCAGCTCGCGGGCTGGGCGAAGGTCGCCGAAGCCGTGCACGCGGGCGGCGGGAAGATCGTGCCGCAGCTGTGGCACATCGGGATGGTGCGCAAGCAGGGTGAGCCGCCGTACGCGGACGCGCCCGCCGTCGGGCCCTCCGGCATCCGGCTGGACGGCACCGAGGGCACCGGCAAGGCGATGACCCAGCGCGACCTGGACGACGTCATCGGCGCGTTCGCCGAGGCCGCGGCCGCCGCCGAGCGCATCGGATTCGACGGCGTCGAGCTGCACGGCGCCCACGGCTACCTCCTCGACCAGTTCCTGTGGGCCGGCACCAACCGCCGGACCGACGCCTACGGCGGCGACCTGGTGGCCCGCACGAAGTTCGCCGCCGAGATCGTGGCCGCCGTCCGCGCGACCGTCTCCGCCGAGTTCCCGGTCGTCTTCCGCTACTCGCAGTGGAAGTCGGACGCCTACGACGCCCGTCTCGCCGAGACCCCGGAGGAGCTGGAGGCCCTCCTCGCCCCGCTCGCCGCCGCCGGCGTCGACGCCTTCCACGCCTCCACCCGCCGCTACTGGCTCCCCGAGTTCGACGGCTCCGACCTCAACCTCGCGGGCTGGACGAAGAAGCTCACCGGCAAGCCCGCCATCACGGTCGGCTCGGTCGGCCTCGACGGCGACTTCCTCCGGGGCTTCGCGGGCGAGGGCGCGCCGGTCAAGGGGATCGACGACCTCCTGGACCGTCTGGAGCGCGACGAGTTCGACATGGTGGCCGTCGGCCGTGCGCTGCTCCAGGACCCGGAGTGGGCGGCCAAGGTGCTCGGCGGCCGTCTCGACGAGCTGAAGCCCTACGACGCCGCCGCGCTGCGCACCCTGAGCTGA
- a CDS encoding copper homeostasis protein CutC translates to MSKRAVLEVIALDAEDAVAAQAGGADRLELVTEMAADGLTPPVAVFAAVRAAVDLSLRVMLRLSDGFAAGDVDRLVRAAADLRAAGAREFVLGFLDQEGAVDLAAVERIVAGLDGCRWTFHRALDHAADRDALRKQLDGLPGLDAYLTAGSPAGVDAGLPTLLAEAARHGDQGYEQRLLVGGGLRLDHLPRLRDAGIDAFHIGGAARPHGWSGPVSAHAVREWRRAVDAERPEPAAQAEPAAQAGGPAGRVD, encoded by the coding sequence ATGAGCAAGCGTGCAGTTCTGGAGGTGATCGCTCTCGACGCCGAGGACGCGGTCGCCGCCCAGGCCGGAGGCGCGGACCGCCTCGAGCTGGTCACCGAGATGGCCGCCGACGGGCTCACTCCGCCGGTCGCGGTGTTCGCCGCCGTCCGGGCCGCCGTCGACCTCTCCCTGCGCGTCATGCTGCGGCTGTCCGACGGCTTCGCGGCCGGGGACGTCGACCGCCTCGTGCGGGCCGCCGCCGATCTGCGGGCGGCGGGCGCGCGGGAGTTCGTGCTCGGCTTCCTCGACCAGGAGGGCGCGGTGGACCTGGCCGCGGTGGAGCGGATCGTCGCCGGGCTGGACGGCTGCCGCTGGACCTTCCACCGCGCCCTCGACCACGCCGCCGACCGCGACGCCCTGCGCAAGCAGCTGGACGGCCTGCCCGGACTGGACGCCTACCTCACCGCGGGCTCCCCGGCCGGGGTCGACGCGGGCCTGCCCACCCTGCTCGCCGAGGCCGCCCGGCACGGTGACCAGGGCTACGAGCAGCGCCTCCTCGTCGGCGGCGGCCTGCGCCTCGACCACCTCCCGCGGCTGCGGGACGCCGGGATCGACGCGTTCCACATCGGCGGCGCGGCCCGCCCGCACGGCTGGTCCGGCCCGGTGTCGGCACACGCCGTGCGCGAGTGGCGCCGAGCGGTGGACGCCGAACGCCCCGAGCCGGCGGCGCAGGCCGAGCCGGCGGCGCAGGCCGGCGGACCGGCCGGGCGCGTCGACTGA
- a CDS encoding HelD family protein, with protein MREDVESLDISDVTANWVNAQILERQIGERIKALADLSETPLFFGRLDYLHAPGADRAEGAEGEKFYIGRRHVHDGDGDPMVIDWRAPVSQPFYRASKKDPMDVGLRRRFGYTRGDITAYEDEHLSDPQDPSVAAATSKLLQQEIERPRVGPMRDIVATIQPEQDEIVRSGLGGTVCVQGGPGTGKTAVGLHRVAYLLYAHRERLARTGTLVIGPNKSFLHYIEQVLPALGELTVRQGTVDDLVAHVEVRGEDDAAAALVKGDARMARVLRRAVYAQVRMPSEPVVVVRGSRRWRVAAYELEEMVRELLGRDIRYGAAREALPQRIAHAVLVQMERSGEAPDDRVQDAVARNSAVKAAVKEVWPVVDPAKLVLRLLTDAEFLAEHAEGVLSEQEQKTILAVKPARSVKAARWSAADAVLIDEARDLVERTHSLGHVVLDEAQDLSPMQYRAVGRRCTTGSATVLGDLAQGTTPWATRSWEEALGHLGKADAVVEELTAGFRVPTDVIVYASRLLPHIAPGLTPVASVRENPGFFDVREVADTADVVAACEELLRNEGSTGLIAADARIPALAEALAAAGVPWLAPGEETTAETRLTLVPASLAKGLEYDYVVLDEPQAVVDGEPDERTGLRRLYVALTRAVSGLLVTHTAPLPRQLT; from the coding sequence ATGCGGGAGGACGTCGAGTCCCTCGACATCAGCGACGTCACCGCGAACTGGGTCAACGCCCAGATCCTGGAGCGGCAGATCGGGGAACGGATCAAGGCGCTGGCCGATCTCAGCGAGACCCCGCTGTTCTTCGGGCGGCTCGACTACCTGCACGCTCCCGGCGCGGACCGGGCGGAGGGCGCGGAGGGGGAGAAGTTCTACATCGGGCGTCGCCATGTGCACGACGGCGATGGCGACCCCATGGTCATCGACTGGCGTGCGCCGGTGTCGCAGCCGTTCTACCGGGCGTCGAAGAAGGACCCGATGGACGTCGGGCTGCGCCGCCGCTTCGGCTACACCCGCGGGGACATCACGGCGTACGAGGACGAGCATCTGTCCGACCCGCAGGATCCGTCGGTGGCCGCCGCCACCAGCAAGCTGCTCCAGCAGGAGATCGAGCGGCCGCGGGTGGGCCCGATGCGGGACATCGTCGCCACCATCCAGCCCGAGCAGGACGAGATCGTGCGCAGCGGGCTGGGCGGCACGGTGTGCGTGCAGGGCGGTCCGGGGACCGGAAAGACGGCGGTCGGCCTGCACCGGGTGGCGTATCTGCTGTACGCCCACCGTGAGCGGCTCGCGCGCACCGGCACGCTGGTCATCGGGCCCAACAAGTCCTTCCTCCATTACATCGAGCAGGTGCTGCCGGCGCTGGGCGAGCTGACGGTCCGCCAGGGCACGGTGGACGACCTGGTGGCCCATGTGGAGGTGCGGGGCGAGGACGACGCGGCGGCGGCGCTCGTCAAGGGCGACGCGAGGATGGCGCGGGTGCTGCGGCGGGCCGTCTACGCGCAGGTGCGGATGCCGTCCGAGCCGGTCGTCGTGGTGCGCGGGTCGCGGCGCTGGCGGGTTGCGGCGTACGAACTCGAGGAGATGGTGCGGGAGTTGCTCGGCCGGGACATCCGGTACGGGGCCGCCCGCGAGGCCCTGCCGCAGCGCATCGCGCACGCAGTGCTGGTGCAGATGGAACGCTCGGGCGAGGCCCCGGACGACCGGGTGCAGGACGCCGTGGCCCGCAACAGCGCGGTGAAGGCGGCGGTGAAGGAGGTCTGGCCGGTCGTCGACCCGGCGAAGCTGGTGCTGCGGCTGCTGACGGACGCGGAGTTCCTCGCCGAGCACGCGGAGGGCGTGCTGAGCGAGCAGGAGCAGAAGACGATCCTGGCGGTGAAGCCTGCGCGGTCCGTGAAGGCCGCCAGGTGGTCGGCGGCGGACGCGGTGCTGATCGACGAGGCGAGGGACCTGGTGGAGCGCACGCACTCGCTCGGCCATGTGGTCCTCGACGAGGCGCAGGACCTGTCGCCCATGCAGTACCGGGCGGTCGGCCGTCGCTGCACGACGGGTTCGGCGACCGTGCTGGGCGATCTGGCGCAGGGCACCACCCCGTGGGCGACCCGCAGCTGGGAGGAGGCCCTCGGGCACCTCGGCAAGGCGGACGCGGTGGTAGAGGAGCTGACGGCCGGTTTCCGCGTCCCCACGGACGTGATCGTCTACGCCTCCCGGCTGCTGCCGCACATCGCGCCGGGCCTCACGCCGGTCGCGTCGGTCCGTGAGAACCCCGGCTTCTTCGACGTCCGGGAGGTCGCGGACACGGCGGACGTCGTCGCGGCCTGCGAGGAGCTGCTGCGCAACGAGGGCTCGACGGGGCTGATCGCGGCCGACGCCCGGATCCCGGCGCTGGCCGAGGCGCTGGCGGCGGCAGGCGTCCCCTGGCTGGCCCCGGGCGAGGAGACGACGGCCGAGACCCGCCTCACCCTGGTCCCGGCGTCGCTGGCCAAGGGTCTGGAGTACGACTACGTCGTCCTGGACGAACCGCAGGCCGTGGTCGACGGGGAGCCCGACGAACGGACGGGCCTGCGCCGCCTGTACGTGGCCCTGACCCGAGCGGTCTCCGGCCTCCTCGTCACCCACACGGCCCCCCTCCCCCGCCAACTCACCTGA
- a CDS encoding PTS transporter subunit EIIC, translating into MRIDSSSTAAAILPLVGGPANVVSVTHCMTRLRLDLADPSRADEEALRAVPGVLGVVVADGAFQVVLGPGVVTRVTADFEKLTAAHRLAARGAGLKARQRERDATPLKSALRRLAAVFVPLVPALVGCGILAGVNGLLLNAGLLPGLTPALTAVASGFMALIAVFVGHNTAKEFGGTPVLGGAVAAIVVYPGVAKVTAFGVTLAPGQGGVLGALAAALLATYVERLCRGRVPETLDVLLTPALTVLVAGLGTLYGLMYAAGAVSAAIGTAANWLLTTTGALAGLLLGGLFLPLVMLGLHQALIPVHTTLIEQQGYTVLLPVLAMAGAGQVGAAAAVYVRLRDHAVLRATIRSALPAGLLGVGEPLIYGVSLPLGRPFLTACAGGAAGGAFIGLFAMLGDRVGATAIGPSGWALFPLLAGDRGPGATAAVYAGGLLTGYAVGFAATYLFGGVRAAAAALSPTTTATAEPGPANPSDRTTISTDAAPVTTTTAPPGTATPAP; encoded by the coding sequence GTGCGCATCGACTCCTCCTCCACAGCCGCCGCGATCCTGCCCCTCGTGGGCGGCCCCGCGAACGTCGTCTCCGTCACCCACTGCATGACCCGGCTGCGACTGGATCTCGCCGATCCGTCCCGGGCGGACGAGGAGGCGCTGCGGGCGGTGCCCGGGGTGCTCGGGGTCGTGGTGGCCGACGGCGCCTTCCAGGTGGTCCTCGGGCCGGGCGTGGTGACGCGGGTGACGGCCGACTTCGAGAAGCTGACGGCCGCACACCGGCTGGCGGCGCGCGGCGCCGGGCTGAAGGCGCGGCAGCGCGAGCGCGACGCGACCCCGCTGAAGAGCGCCCTGCGCCGCCTCGCCGCCGTCTTCGTCCCCCTCGTCCCGGCCCTCGTCGGCTGCGGGATCCTGGCCGGCGTCAACGGCCTGCTCCTCAACGCGGGCCTGCTCCCGGGGCTCACGCCGGCGCTGACCGCCGTCGCCTCCGGCTTCATGGCGCTGATCGCCGTGTTCGTGGGCCACAACACGGCGAAGGAGTTCGGCGGCACACCGGTCCTGGGCGGCGCGGTCGCGGCGATCGTCGTGTATCCGGGGGTCGCGAAGGTGACGGCGTTCGGGGTGACGCTCGCTCCCGGCCAGGGCGGCGTCCTCGGCGCGCTGGCGGCCGCGCTGCTGGCGACGTACGTGGAGAGGCTGTGCCGGGGCCGGGTCCCGGAGACGCTGGACGTCCTCCTCACCCCCGCCCTGACGGTCCTGGTGGCCGGCCTCGGCACCCTGTACGGGCTGATGTACGCGGCCGGCGCGGTCTCGGCGGCCATCGGCACGGCGGCGAACTGGCTGCTGACGACGACGGGCGCCCTCGCCGGCCTGCTGCTCGGCGGGCTCTTCCTGCCGCTGGTGATGCTGGGCCTCCACCAGGCCCTGATCCCCGTCCACACCACGCTCATCGAGCAGCAGGGGTACACGGTCCTGCTGCCGGTGCTGGCGATGGCGGGCGCGGGCCAGGTCGGCGCGGCGGCGGCGGTGTACGTCCGGTTGCGTGACCACGCGGTGCTGCGGGCGACGATCAGGTCGGCGCTCCCCGCCGGGCTGCTGGGCGTCGGCGAACCGCTGATCTACGGGGTGTCGCTGCCGCTGGGCCGCCCCTTCCTCACCGCCTGCGCGGGCGGCGCGGCCGGCGGCGCCTTCATCGGGTTGTTCGCGATGCTCGGCGACCGGGTCGGGGCGACGGCGATCGGCCCGTCCGGCTGGGCCCTGTTCCCGCTGCTGGCGGGCGACCGGGGGCCGGGCGCCACGGCGGCGGTCTACGCGGGCGGTCTGCTGACGGGATACGCGGTCGGCTTCGCCGCCACCTACCTCTTCGGCGGCGTCCGAGCGGCGGCCGCGGCCCTCTCCCCCACGACCACGGCCACGGCCGAGCCCGGCCCGGCCAACCCGAGCGACAGGACGACCATCTCGACCGACGCGGCACCCGTGACCACCACGACCGCCCCACCCGGCACAGCCACCCCGGCCCCGTGA
- the thrC gene encoding threonine synthase, with translation MAAQTVASTTDSTTSAVDLGPATALSCRECGHRVPLGPVFACEKCFGPLEIAYDFSSYDTEELRRRIEAGPANIWRYAPLLPVPADVAGKPNINPGWTKLVQADNLARELGVDAGKLFVKDDSGNPTHSFKDRVVAQAIEAARAFGFTTLSCSSTGNLAGAVGAAAARAGFRSCVFIPHDLEQGKVVMAAIYGGELVGIEGNYDDVNRFCSELIGDPAGEGWGFVNVNLRPYYAEGSKTLAYEICEQLGWRLPDQLVVPIASGSQLTKIDKGLQELIKLGLVEDRPYKIFGAQAEGCSPVSVAYKAGHDVVRPQKPNTIAKSLAIGNPADGPYVLDIARRTGGAVEDVNDEQVVDAIKLLARTEGIFAETAGGVTVGVTKKLIENGLLDPTKTTVVLNTGDGLKTLDAVAGTGLTATIRPNLDSFREAGLAS, from the coding sequence CTGCCGCGAGTGCGGCCACCGCGTCCCCCTCGGTCCGGTCTTCGCGTGCGAGAAGTGTTTCGGCCCGCTCGAGATCGCGTACGACTTCTCCTCCTACGACACGGAGGAGCTGCGGAGGCGTATCGAGGCGGGACCCGCGAACATCTGGCGCTACGCGCCGCTGCTGCCCGTCCCGGCGGACGTGGCCGGCAAGCCGAACATCAACCCCGGCTGGACCAAGCTCGTGCAGGCCGACAACCTCGCCCGCGAGCTGGGCGTCGACGCCGGCAAGCTCTTCGTCAAGGACGACTCCGGCAACCCGACCCACTCCTTCAAGGACCGGGTCGTCGCCCAGGCCATCGAGGCCGCCCGCGCGTTCGGCTTCACCACGCTCTCCTGCTCCTCCACCGGCAACCTGGCCGGCGCCGTGGGCGCCGCCGCGGCCCGCGCCGGCTTCCGCTCGTGCGTGTTCATCCCGCACGACCTGGAGCAGGGCAAGGTCGTCATGGCCGCGATCTACGGCGGCGAGCTCGTCGGCATCGAGGGCAACTACGACGACGTCAACCGCTTCTGCTCCGAGCTCATCGGCGACCCGGCGGGCGAGGGCTGGGGCTTCGTCAACGTCAACCTGCGGCCCTACTACGCCGAGGGCTCGAAGACGCTGGCGTACGAGATCTGCGAGCAGCTCGGCTGGCGGCTGCCCGACCAGCTGGTGGTGCCCATCGCGTCCGGCTCCCAGCTCACGAAGATCGACAAGGGTCTGCAGGAGCTGATCAAGCTCGGGCTGGTCGAGGACAGGCCGTACAAGATCTTCGGTGCGCAGGCGGAGGGGTGCTCCCCGGTGTCCGTCGCCTACAAGGCCGGGCACGACGTGGTCCGTCCCCAGAAGCCGAACACCATCGCCAAGTCGCTGGCCATCGGCAACCCGGCGGACGGCCCGTACGTCCTCGACATCGCGCGGCGGACCGGCGGCGCGGTGGAGGACGTGAACGACGAGCAGGTCGTCGACGCGATCAAGCTGCTGGCGCGCACCGAGGGCATCTTCGCGGAGACGGCCGGCGGCGTGACCGTGGGCGTGACGAAGAAGTTGATCGAGAACGGTCTGCTGGACCCGACGAAGACCACCGTCGTCCTGAACACCGGTGACGGACTGAAGACCCTGGACGCGGTGGCCGGCACCGGACTCACCGCGACCATCCGCCCCAACCTGGACTCTTTCCGAGAGGCTGGCCTCGCATCATGA
- the murQ gene encoding N-acetylmuramic acid 6-phosphate etherase — protein MTSSAGSQDLRTALDTLTTEAFRPDLAEIDRLPTLDIARLMNAEDAGVAAAVATQLPRIAAVVDATATRMARGGRLVYAGAGTAGRLGVLDASECPPTFGTAPGRVVGVIAGGPQAMTVPVEGAEDSPELAEADLAALSLTPDDTVIGVSASGRTPYAVGAVRHARARGALTVALACNAGSELATAAEHAIEVVVGPELLTGSTRLKAGTAQKLVLNMVSTITMIRLGKTYGNLMVDVRATNDKLRARSRRIVALATGAADDEIEAALAAADGEVKAAILVVLAGVDGPAAARLLEESGGHLRAALTAAGD, from the coding sequence ATGACCTCCAGTGCCGGCTCCCAGGATCTGCGCACCGCGCTCGACACCCTCACCACCGAGGCCTTCCGCCCCGACCTCGCCGAGATCGACCGCCTCCCCACCCTCGACATCGCCCGGCTGATGAACGCGGAGGACGCCGGTGTCGCCGCCGCCGTGGCCACACAGCTCCCGCGCATCGCCGCCGTCGTCGACGCGACGGCGACGCGGATGGCGCGCGGCGGGCGGCTGGTCTACGCGGGCGCGGGCACCGCCGGACGGCTCGGCGTGCTCGACGCCTCCGAGTGCCCGCCCACCTTCGGCACCGCCCCCGGCCGGGTCGTCGGGGTGATCGCGGGCGGGCCGCAGGCCATGACCGTCCCGGTCGAGGGCGCCGAGGACTCCCCCGAGCTCGCCGAGGCTGATCTCGCGGCGCTCTCCCTCACCCCCGACGACACCGTGATCGGCGTCTCCGCCTCGGGCCGCACCCCGTACGCCGTCGGCGCGGTGCGGCACGCCCGCGCCCGGGGCGCCCTGACCGTCGCTCTGGCCTGCAACGCGGGCAGCGAGCTGGCCACCGCCGCCGAGCACGCGATCGAGGTGGTGGTGGGCCCCGAGCTGCTCACCGGCTCGACCCGGCTGAAGGCGGGCACCGCGCAGAAACTGGTGCTGAACATGGTCTCGACGATCACGATGATCCGGCTGGGCAAGACGTACGGGAACCTGATGGTGGACGTCCGCGCCACCAACGACAAGCTGCGCGCCCGGTCGCGGCGGATCGTCGCCCTGGCGACGGGCGCGGCGGACGACGAGATCGAGGCGGCGCTCGCGGCGGCGGACGGCGAGGTGAAGGCCGCGATCCTGGTGGTGCTGGCGGGGGTGGACGGGCCGGCCGCCGCCCGCCTTCTGGAGGAGTCCGGGGGACATCTGCGCGCCGCTCTCACCGCGGCGGGCGACTGA